A stretch of the Chanos chanos chromosome 1, fChaCha1.1, whole genome shotgun sequence genome encodes the following:
- the polr3g gene encoding DNA-directed RNA polymerase III subunit RPC7: MAGKGRGIAAFTFNVEALGITRASMPETRAGPQPLFPQTDFKPVPLNAGDDEEYMLALKQEIRGTMKNLPFSIQPQAERGDVERYKEKYVREYQKVKDEEWTPDWTRLPKELMPLKKKTRKKTNNKKPKKVSFEDKADVLTKLDELEKNQDDKSDEEKEEKKTQEEDEEVEGEEYDEEELEEENDYIASYFEDGDDYGAGSDDNMDEATY, from the exons ATGGCAGGGAAAGGTAGGGGCATAGCAGCCTTCACCTTTAACGTTGAAGCCTTGGGCATAACTAGGGCTTCTATGCCCGAGACCAGGGCTGGGCCACAACCGTTATTCCCG caaaCTGACTTTAAGCCTGTGCCTTTGAACGCTGGTGACGACGAGGAGTACATGTTAGCTCTGAAACAGGAGATCCGCGGGACGATGAAAAACCTCCCTTTCAGCATTCAGCCGCAGGCAGAAAGAGG AGATGTGGAACGGTACAAGGAGAAGTACGTGAGGGAGTATCAGAAAGTAAAGGATGAAGAATGGACACCAG actgGACACGTCTTCCAAAGGAACTGATgcctctgaagaaaaaaaccagaaagaaaACGA ACAATAAGAAACCTAAAAAAGTATCATTTGAAGACAAAGCAGATGTGTTGACTAAACTTGAT GAGCTGGAGAAGAACCAAGATGATAAATCAgatgaagagaaggaggaaaagaaaacgcaggaagaagatgaagaagtaGAAGGCGAGGAGTACGATGAGGAAGAACTGGAGGAG GAGAATGACTACATAGCAAGCTACTTTGAAGATGGGGATGACTATGGGGCTGGAAGTGACGACAACATGGATGAAGCCACATATTAA
- the mblac2 gene encoding acyl-coenzyme A thioesterase MBLAC2 — protein MGMSATDWYAHKSVGDGVFWIQERFYESGNRANIWLIRGSHQDVVIDTGLGLRSLPDYINAMGLLGDDPKKKNPLLAIGTHVHFDHSGGLHQFQQVGVHKAEVDALANGDNFETVTWLSDSEIVEQPTPGWRARQYRVKAVQPTHILQEGDVINLGDRQLTVLHMPGHSRGSICLHDIENKLLFSGDVVYDGSMIDWLPYSRIGDYVRSCERLVGLVDSEQVEQVMPGHYNTFGAKRLHRLASTYISSAGTCHRFSTCAIKSIASIALRASNSRGAC, from the exons ATGGGGATGTCTGCGACTGACTGGTATGCGCATAAATCGGTCGGAGACGGAGTGTTTTGGATCCAGGAGAGATTTTACGAATCGGGGAACAGGGCTAACATCTGGTTGATTCGTGGATCCCACCAGGATGTCGTAATAGACACCGGTTTGGGCCTCAGGAGCCTACCGGATTATATCAACGCTATGGGTTTGCTCGGAGACGACCCGAAGAAAAAGAATCCGTTGTTAGCGATTGGAACCCACGTTCACTTCGACCACTCCGGTGGCCTGCATCAGTTTCAACAGGTGGGCGTTCACAAGGCAGAGGTCGACGCGTTGGCCAACGGTGACAACTTCGAGACGGTGACATGGTTATCCGACAGCGAGATTGTAGAGCAGCCGACCCCCGGTTGGAGAGCCAGGCAGTACAGGGTCAAGGCTGTTCAACCAACTCATATATTACAGGAAG GTGATGTCATAAACCTTGGGGACCGGCAGCTCACTGTCCTCCACATGCCGGGTCACTCCAGGGGCAGCATCTGCCTTCACGACATTGAGAATAAACTCCTGTTTAGCGGGGATGTGGTATATGACGGATCCATGATCGACTGGCTCCCCTACAGCCGCATCGGCGACTACGTCCGCAGCTGCGAAAGGCTGGTGGGGCTGGTGGACTCGGAGCAGGTGGAGCAAGTCATGCCCGGCCACTACAACACGTTTGGGGCCAAGAGGCTACACCGCCTCGCCTCCACCTACATCTCCAGCGCTGGAACGTGTCATCGCTTCTCCACCTGTGCCATCAAGAGTATCGCCAGCATCGCCCTGCGAGCCTCCAACTCCAGAGGGGCATGCTGA